In the Brucella anthropi ATCC 49188 genome, one interval contains:
- a CDS encoding efflux RND transporter periplasmic adaptor subunit, which produces MTLNRSIRLFAAGAAFLVFAGQPVLAQAPGGATPPPPQVSVTVVKPHDVPVTYEYAARISAYRDVQVRARVGGILLHRNFIEGTEVKAGDVLFEIDPAPYEAELEKAQAQVAQAEAQYQQSIRDAERAEQLVQQKVQSTAVRDSAFATRDLNKAAVAAAKAQLRTAELNLSYTKVTAPISGITSQEQVNEGSLIGTDASSSLLTSITQLDPVYVNFSFTDTEAAEIDRLRAERGATGEDADRLKIKVLFGDGQAYDHEGTIDFTSSSLDTETGTLGARAVVENPNRRLIPGQFVRAVILGIQVKDAITIPKAALLQGPQTQFVYVVNKDNVVEVRPITVSRELSDAWLVSEGLNAGERVISEGLVKAAPGKPVNPVDAATEASNQTSPDKAGAEAGKEQAADKQ; this is translated from the coding sequence ATGACTTTGAACCGTTCCATTCGGCTTTTTGCGGCAGGGGCCGCATTTCTTGTCTTTGCGGGGCAACCCGTTCTGGCGCAGGCACCCGGGGGGGCTACACCGCCTCCGCCACAGGTATCCGTTACGGTGGTCAAGCCGCATGATGTACCTGTTACCTATGAATATGCGGCGCGTATCAGCGCCTATCGCGATGTTCAGGTCCGAGCGCGCGTGGGCGGAATATTGCTTCACCGCAATTTCATCGAAGGTACGGAAGTCAAAGCGGGCGACGTGTTGTTCGAAATAGACCCTGCACCGTATGAGGCCGAGCTTGAAAAGGCTCAGGCTCAGGTAGCGCAGGCCGAAGCGCAGTATCAGCAATCCATTCGGGATGCCGAGCGCGCAGAACAACTCGTCCAGCAGAAGGTGCAGAGCACGGCAGTTCGTGATTCCGCTTTTGCGACGCGCGACCTGAACAAGGCGGCGGTTGCTGCAGCCAAGGCACAGCTTCGCACCGCAGAACTCAATCTGAGCTATACCAAGGTCACCGCGCCCATCAGCGGCATTACCAGTCAGGAACAGGTCAATGAGGGCAGCCTCATCGGTACTGATGCATCCTCCAGTCTTCTGACTTCGATTACCCAGCTCGATCCGGTGTACGTGAATTTCTCCTTCACCGATACGGAAGCTGCCGAAATCGACCGTTTGCGCGCAGAACGCGGTGCAACGGGTGAAGATGCCGATCGCCTCAAGATCAAGGTCCTGTTTGGTGACGGACAGGCTTATGATCATGAAGGTACGATCGACTTCACCTCATCGTCGCTCGATACGGAAACAGGCACTCTTGGCGCCCGTGCAGTCGTTGAGAACCCTAATCGCCGCCTGATCCCTGGTCAGTTCGTCCGTGCGGTGATCCTCGGTATTCAGGTCAAGGATGCAATCACGATCCCGAAGGCCGCATTGCTCCAGGGTCCGCAAACGCAGTTTGTGTACGTGGTCAACAAGGACAATGTTGTCGAAGTGCGACCGATCACGGTGTCGCGTGAACTGAGTGACGCGTGGCTTGTTTCCGAAGGTCTCAATGCAGGCGAACGGGTTATAAGCGAAGGTCTCGTCAAGGCAGCCCCGGGTAAGCCCGTGAATCCGGTCGACGCAGCTACTGAAGCAAGCAATCAGACATCGCCTGACAAGGCGGGTGCTGAAGCTGGCAAAGAACAGGCGGCAGACAAGCAATGA
- a CDS encoding long-chain fatty acid--CoA ligase, with amino-acid sequence MAKKTTGQSASVVESVAADTAKKGALKQEKIWLKSYPVGVPHEIDLSNTSSIGDMILASCRQFPDNPAFTCMGKDLSFKKLDEYSRALAAFLQSRGLVKGDRVAVMMPNILHYPIAFTAILRAGFVVVNVNPLYTPRELEHQLNDSGAKALIVLENFASTVEKTLNSVNVPNIIVASMGDMHGFKGHIINFVVRRVKKMVPVWNIPGHIRFKDALAQGRAQSFNPIPVQGSDLAFLQYTGGTTGVSKGAMLTHSNILANVEQMHVWMEVAFRNKGKPKALNFVCALPLYHIFALTVNAMIGIKLGARNILIPNPRDISGFVKELKKYPFHIFPGLNTLFNGLMNNPDFQTLDFKPLILTLGGGMAVQRPVAERWQKMTGCHVTEGYGLSETSPVACANALDATEFSGTIGLPMPSTDVAIRDDDGNDLALGEVGEICVRGPQVMSGYWERPDETKRAIMPDGFFRTGDMGFMDERGYTKIVDRKKDMILVSGFNVYPNEIEEVAAGHPGIVETAAVGIPNEHSGEVVKLFVVRSDLNLTEDEVKAYCAERLTNYKRPREVEFRESLPKSNVGKILRRELRD; translated from the coding sequence ATGGCGAAAAAAACGACTGGGCAAAGTGCATCCGTAGTTGAATCCGTCGCAGCAGATACAGCCAAGAAAGGCGCGTTGAAGCAGGAAAAAATCTGGCTCAAATCGTATCCGGTCGGCGTTCCGCACGAAATCGATCTGAGCAATACCTCGTCTATTGGCGATATGATTCTGGCGTCCTGTCGGCAGTTCCCCGACAATCCCGCCTTTACCTGCATGGGTAAGGATCTCTCTTTCAAGAAGCTGGACGAATACTCTCGCGCCCTCGCAGCATTTCTCCAATCGCGTGGCCTCGTCAAAGGTGATCGCGTCGCAGTGATGATGCCAAACATCCTGCATTATCCAATTGCGTTTACGGCTATTCTCCGCGCCGGTTTCGTGGTGGTGAACGTCAATCCGCTTTATACGCCGCGCGAGCTGGAACACCAGCTGAACGACTCCGGCGCCAAAGCATTGATTGTTCTGGAGAACTTCGCATCGACGGTGGAGAAGACCCTTAACTCCGTCAATGTTCCCAATATCATTGTCGCTTCAATGGGCGACATGCATGGCTTCAAGGGCCACATCATCAATTTCGTCGTGCGCCGCGTGAAGAAAATGGTCCCTGTGTGGAACATCCCGGGCCATATCCGTTTCAAGGATGCATTGGCTCAAGGCCGTGCCCAATCCTTCAACCCCATTCCGGTTCAAGGTTCTGACCTTGCTTTCCTGCAATATACAGGCGGTACGACGGGCGTCTCGAAAGGCGCCATGCTCACCCATAGCAATATTCTTGCGAATGTGGAGCAGATGCATGTCTGGATGGAGGTTGCTTTCCGCAACAAAGGCAAGCCCAAGGCCCTGAATTTCGTATGCGCCCTGCCGCTTTACCATATTTTCGCGCTCACGGTGAATGCGATGATCGGCATTAAGCTTGGTGCACGAAATATCCTCATTCCCAATCCACGCGATATTTCCGGCTTCGTCAAAGAGCTGAAGAAATACCCGTTCCATATCTTCCCGGGCCTCAACACCTTGTTCAACGGCCTCATGAACAACCCTGATTTCCAGACGCTGGATTTCAAACCTCTTATTCTCACTCTCGGCGGCGGAATGGCTGTGCAACGTCCTGTTGCCGAACGCTGGCAGAAAATGACTGGTTGCCACGTCACTGAAGGGTATGGCCTTTCGGAGACCTCGCCCGTCGCCTGCGCCAACGCGCTTGATGCGACCGAGTTCTCCGGCACTATCGGCCTGCCCATGCCATCGACTGATGTGGCAATCCGTGACGATGACGGAAATGACCTGGCACTCGGAGAGGTCGGGGAAATCTGCGTGCGCGGACCACAGGTGATGTCGGGCTATTGGGAACGTCCCGATGAAACCAAACGCGCGATCATGCCGGATGGTTTCTTCCGCACGGGCGACATGGGCTTCATGGACGAACGCGGTTACACCAAGATCGTCGACCGCAAGAAGGACATGATCCTGGTTTCCGGCTTCAATGTCTATCCAAACGAAATTGAAGAAGTTGCCGCCGGTCACCCCGGCATCGTGGAAACGGCTGCCGTTGGCATACCGAACGAACATTCGGGCGAAGTCGTCAAATTGTTCGTTGTCCGTAGCGACCTCAACCTGACCGAAGACGAAGTCAAAGCCTATTGTGCCGAACGTCTCACCAACTACAAGCGTCCGCGCGAAGTCGAGTTCCGCGAAAGCCTGCCAAAGAGCAATGTTGGCAAGATTTTGCGGCGCGAACTTCGCGACTGA
- a CDS encoding glutathione S-transferase family protein produces MILIGQYDSPFVRRVAIAMRLYGLPFEHEPWSTFGDRDRIAEFNPLSRVPTLVLDDGDVVIESAAILDYLDEIAVGKPPLVAQKGIERRQALKICALSTGLADKAVSLLYEGLLRSEKSSVWVERCETQIARVLDVLESDLAERKSSYWFGDDIGHTDIAAACALRFLREAHPSLFDEQKHPALAGLAARCEALAPFQEIVQPLVPPSA; encoded by the coding sequence ATGATCCTGATCGGCCAGTATGATTCCCCTTTTGTGCGGCGTGTCGCTATCGCCATGCGGCTTTACGGCCTGCCATTCGAGCATGAACCGTGGTCGACATTCGGTGACCGTGACAGGATTGCGGAGTTCAATCCGCTGAGCCGCGTGCCGACGCTTGTCCTCGACGATGGCGACGTCGTGATCGAAAGCGCGGCTATACTCGATTATCTCGATGAGATCGCAGTCGGCAAGCCTCCGTTGGTGGCGCAAAAAGGTATCGAGCGCCGTCAGGCTTTGAAGATATGTGCGCTTTCTACCGGTCTTGCCGATAAGGCCGTGAGCCTTCTCTATGAAGGTTTGCTGCGAAGCGAAAAATCAAGCGTTTGGGTGGAACGCTGCGAGACACAGATCGCGCGGGTGCTGGATGTTCTGGAAAGTGATCTTGCGGAACGGAAATCATCATACTGGTTTGGAGATGATATCGGACATACCGATATCGCGGCGGCTTGTGCGCTTCGCTTTCTGCGCGAGGCGCATCCAAGCCTCTTTGATGAGCAGAAACATCCGGCATTGGCTGGTCTGGCAGCTCGATGCGAAGCGCTGGCACCTTTCCAGGAGATCGTTCAGCCTCTGGTGCCGCCCTCTGCATGA
- a CDS encoding TetR family transcriptional regulator, with protein sequence MRRTKAEAAETREAILVAAEQVFLERGVNQSTLMEIACHAGVTRGAIYFHFHDKLEIARTIIGNVRFPQEEIMLQAAAVNHPNPMHVLEQSIIQALHLFSNDVRQQNIFIIINQRCEFVGEMAPLEDRLREARSNVLSLLAGLLDVAARRGELSKEWTADTAALILLSMLSGLLNEWLRGDRNYDLVTYGGKAISILIRSLRNQEFEAHQTQDYT encoded by the coding sequence ATGCGAAGAACGAAAGCCGAGGCAGCCGAGACCCGGGAAGCCATTCTGGTGGCCGCCGAGCAGGTTTTCCTCGAACGTGGTGTCAACCAATCTACACTGATGGAAATCGCATGTCATGCCGGAGTAACGCGTGGTGCGATTTATTTCCACTTCCACGACAAGCTTGAAATCGCGCGCACAATCATAGGTAATGTCCGCTTCCCGCAAGAAGAAATCATGTTGCAGGCAGCGGCCGTTAATCACCCCAATCCAATGCATGTTCTGGAACAATCGATTATCCAGGCGCTGCATCTTTTTTCGAACGATGTACGCCAGCAGAACATTTTCATTATCATCAACCAGCGATGCGAATTCGTCGGCGAGATGGCCCCACTGGAAGACAGACTCAGGGAAGCGCGATCTAATGTCCTCTCATTGCTCGCAGGATTGCTCGACGTGGCGGCAAGACGCGGGGAGCTTTCAAAGGAATGGACTGCTGATACGGCAGCACTGATCCTGCTTTCCATGTTGAGCGGGCTCCTCAATGAATGGTTGCGCGGCGACCGAAACTACGATCTCGTCACCTATGGCGGCAAGGCAATCTCGATACTCATTCGATCTCTGCGAAATCAGGAATTCGAAGCTCATCAGACGCAAGATTACACATAA
- a CDS encoding HAD family hydrolase — MSDKLSAERMKSIRAVLFDKDGTLIDFDRTWFSISWQLAQRAAKGDEVRARALLDAGGYDWLTERFRANSVIAAGTVEDIVSLWHPDVASEQVRKLVEEYDAYCVTEGARSAVAIEAVRETLETLREMGLRLGIATNDSEAGAHATAKALGIHGLFEVVIGYNTAARPKPYPDPLLYFAEKLGLAPHEIAMVGDNLHDLETAHAAGAGLAVGVLSGNSPREALEPHADVVLDSVAGLPELLK; from the coding sequence ATGAGCGACAAGCTTTCCGCAGAGCGTATGAAATCAATCCGTGCCGTCCTGTTCGACAAGGACGGCACCCTGATCGATTTCGACCGCACTTGGTTTTCAATCTCGTGGCAACTGGCGCAGCGTGCAGCAAAAGGCGACGAGGTGCGGGCTCGCGCGTTGCTCGATGCGGGAGGTTATGACTGGCTGACCGAGCGTTTCCGGGCCAATTCGGTCATCGCTGCCGGTACAGTCGAAGATATCGTTTCGCTTTGGCATCCAGACGTCGCATCAGAGCAGGTGCGCAAACTGGTCGAAGAATATGACGCTTACTGCGTCACCGAAGGTGCGCGTTCGGCGGTTGCGATCGAAGCCGTTCGCGAAACGCTGGAAACGCTGCGGGAGATGGGGCTTCGCCTTGGTATCGCCACCAACGATTCCGAGGCTGGTGCCCACGCTACCGCCAAAGCTCTGGGTATCCACGGGCTCTTCGAAGTCGTGATTGGCTACAACACGGCGGCGCGCCCAAAACCTTATCCCGACCCGCTGCTCTATTTTGCAGAAAAGCTGGGATTGGCACCCCACGAGATCGCCATGGTCGGCGACAATCTGCATGATTTGGAAACAGCCCATGCTGCCGGGGCAGGGCTTGCGGTCGGTGTTCTATCGGGCAACTCTCCTCGTGAGGCGCTGGAGCCTCATGCCGATGTGGTGCTGGATAGCGTTGCTGGATTGCCTGAATTATTGAAGTGA
- a CDS encoding succinylglutamate desuccinylase/aspartoacylase family protein yields the protein MKTEIVKFAGDVPGNAIELRVLRFAGKDSDAPSAYLQSSLHGAELPGQAALHFLVPMLKKAADEGRILGNITVVPQANPIGSNQWQAHQHLGRFETFSLTNFNRAFPLLPDFDTSELPEPDAPISLAQRLKATLLKLALPNDIVLDLHCDDESENYVYIAEEFAEDMKDLAIALNSTAILAWDTTADAAFEEACAHPVLQLPADKRNMKRRAVTTVEFRGLSDVYADMGKGDAEGLYKFLVHRGVVRDDNVKLETEYKGLVTPLSHVEMLRAPEGGMVLFHVAPGDEVKAGTKLVTVVTKPGEPEGDITLTAPQDGRILTRRSLRYVRRGDDLLKLLGAQPSTVKKRAGALEA from the coding sequence ATGAAAACCGAGATCGTAAAATTTGCCGGCGATGTACCGGGAAATGCCATCGAGTTGCGCGTGCTGCGCTTTGCAGGCAAGGACAGCGATGCGCCTTCCGCCTATTTGCAATCTTCGCTTCACGGTGCGGAACTTCCGGGGCAGGCGGCTCTTCATTTCCTGGTTCCGATGTTGAAGAAGGCCGCCGATGAAGGGCGCATTCTTGGTAATATTACCGTTGTTCCGCAAGCCAATCCGATCGGCTCCAATCAGTGGCAGGCACATCAGCATCTCGGTCGTTTCGAGACGTTTTCGCTGACCAATTTCAATCGCGCTTTCCCACTACTGCCGGATTTCGACACGTCTGAACTGCCGGAGCCGGATGCGCCGATCTCACTGGCTCAGCGCCTGAAGGCGACGCTTTTGAAGCTGGCCCTGCCGAACGACATCGTGCTCGACTTGCATTGCGACGATGAGAGCGAAAACTACGTTTATATCGCGGAAGAGTTTGCCGAGGATATGAAGGATCTGGCCATCGCGCTCAATTCGACGGCAATCCTCGCATGGGACACGACAGCCGACGCAGCTTTTGAAGAAGCCTGTGCGCATCCGGTTCTGCAATTGCCGGCGGACAAGCGCAACATGAAGCGCCGGGCTGTTACAACGGTTGAATTCCGTGGCTTGAGCGATGTTTATGCCGATATGGGCAAAGGCGATGCCGAAGGTCTGTACAAATTCCTCGTGCATCGGGGCGTTGTTCGCGACGACAATGTGAAGCTAGAGACGGAATATAAGGGTCTTGTCACGCCGCTCTCACATGTTGAAATGTTGCGCGCGCCGGAAGGCGGTATGGTGCTCTTTCATGTAGCGCCGGGCGATGAAGTAAAGGCGGGAACGAAGCTGGTTACAGTGGTTACGAAGCCGGGTGAACCGGAGGGCGACATCACGCTGACAGCACCGCAGGACGGGCGCATCCTGACCCGTCGTTCGCTGCGTTATGTGCGTCGTGGGGATGATCTTCTTAAGCTGCTTGGGGCACAGCCATCAACCGTCAAGAAGCGTGCCGGTGCGCTGGAAGCATGA